Within the Candidatus Poribacteria bacterium genome, the region ATGTCCAGCCGTTCCGGGCGAGGACATCCGTGTAGCCCGTCTCGCCTTCGAGGTAGCGGCTGGCGTTGGGTCCGACGTTGCCCTCGCGGATCCAGTCGTGGACGCCGTGCTGGGAGCAGATGCGTCCGGTCAGGAGCGTCGCGCGGCTGGGCGAGCAGACGGGCGTCGCGACGAAGAAGTTCTCGAACCGCGTGCCGGTTCTCGCGAGGCGGTCCATGTTGGGCGTGCGGATCTCCGGGTTGCCGTAGCACCCCGCCGCCCAGACGCCCTGGTCGTCGGTGAGGATGGAGATGATGTTGGGTTTCGCCATCGTGGGTCCTCCCGCACGCCTGGTGGAGAGCCGTCCAATCAGCGTATCGAGGGACCCCCGGCGACGGGAAGCTCCGCCGCCGACACGAACTCCGCCTCGTCGGATGCCAGGAAGAGCACGCCGTTGGCGATGTCCTCAGGCGTCATCAGCCGACCGAAAGGCTGCTGCGCTCCGGCTTCGATGAGCCATTCCTTCGAGCGACCCTCGAGCGCATGGACGGCGACTTCACCCTCGGTGAGAACCCAACCTGTCGTCAGCCAGTTGACGCGGATGTGATCCCGCGCGTAGGCGCGCGCGAGGTTGCGGGTCATCGTGAGCAGCGCGCCCTTCGAGGCGGAATAGGCGAGCAGGTTCGGCGCGCCGCAGTAGCCGTTGCCGCTGCCGACGTTGATGATGGACCCCGACTTCTGCGCCTGCATGTGCGGGATGGCGTACTTGCAGCAGAAGAACGGTCCTCTGGCGTTCACGGCGAAGATGGAATCCCAGAGCTCCGCGGTCGTCGTTTCGAGGGTTCCGCGCGGGAAGATGCCCGCGTTGTTCACGAGGATGTCCAGCTTCCCGAACGCGGCGACCGTCTGCTCGACCAGGTTGCGGCAGTCGTTCTCGCGCGTCAGGTCCGTCCGCACGTAGATCGTGGTTCCGCCCGCCTCGCGGATCTGGGCGGCGACGCGGTTCCCGGCTTCCTCGTTGCGCCCGGACACGGTCACCGAGGCTCCTTCGGCGGCGAGGCGGATCGCCACGCCAGCGCCGACGCCGCTGGTGGAACCGGTGACGATTGCGACTTTGCCTTTGACTCGGCCGCCCAAGATTGCTCCTCTCCGACAGTACCGAGGCGAATCGTCGCACCTACGCAGACGCGTCCTTCGGAGCATCCTCGGCGTCGAGCCAGTAGCGGAGTACCTTCGCGATTTCGTTGGGAAGCTCTTCCGCAGCGCGGCGTACGAAGTCGGACACTTCGCGCTGTTCCGGGTTCAGGGGCGCATACTCGATCAGATCCATGCCGTGAAGCGAATCCAGGTCGCCCTCACCCTCGGCGGGCTCAGGAGCCGCGTCGGGGCTGGGAGCGTCCGGCGTCGACGTCGCTTCGGCGGGAGCGCCAGTCGGCACCGGCTGTTCTGCGACCGGCGTCAGCGCGTCTTCGACCGGCGCCGCGGCAGCCGGAGCCGCCGGCTCAGGCGCAGCAGGCGTGTCTACTGGCGGCGAGCTCGGCTGGGGGGTTGGCGGCTCGCCTGTCTGGGAGCTTGGGCTTGGACTCGAGGGCGCAAGTGCCTGCTCGACAGGAACCGATGGCGGCGGGGGAGGCGTCGGAGCCTGCTCCGGTTCCTCGCCGGCGCCTTTGTCTCGCTTCACGAGTCGGCTGAGTGCTCGCATGGTTCGTACCTTCTGCGGGTTGAGGATCGTTCGATGCGCTTGGGGCGATCCATCCTACAGCTGCCTGCGGTCGGTGACGAAGGCCGTCAGCGCGCGATGCCGGGCCCGCGATAGTGCCGATCGAACGGCAAGCCGAACGGCTCCTCGAACGGACGGAATGGAACCATGGCAGCGATCTCGCCGAGGCGCGTCAGGACATCCGCAGGCAGCGGACCCTTCGCAACGGCGGCGAGATTCGTCTCCACTTCCTCGACGGATCGGACGCCCGAGAGCATCGTCGAGATATCCGGGTTCGACAGCACCATGCGCATGGCGACCTCGGCAATAGGCAGCCCGATCTCGTCCAGAAACGCATAGAGGGCTTGGTACTGTTCACGGCGAGGCGGGCTGAGCCACCACGCGCCGGATCGCACTTCGTCGTCGTAGCGGCGAGCCAGAGCGCCCTGCTGCAGCGGCGACCCGACGATGATGCCCATTCCGCGCCGCCTCGCCTCTGGAATGACGGCGATGAGTGCCTCGCGCCAGAGCAGGCTGTAGTTGAACGCCGTGAGCACGACATCGTATCTGCCGGTCGCGATGACGTGCGGCAGCGTGTAGGCGGTCGTGCCACCGAGCCCTGTAAATCGGGTGATCCCCTGTTCTTTGAGCGAGTCGAGGACGTCGTTCACGGGCCCGTGGAACCCCGACTCGTCGTTCCACCAGTCGTACTGACCGGGGCGATCCGGTTCATGGATCATCAGGATATCGATGTGGTCGCGTCGGAGCAGCCGAAGGCTCTCCTCGACAGACTGGCGCAGTTGCTCGGAGTTCTTGGGATCGAAGGGCTGCGGTCTGCCTCCCAGCTTGGTGGACAGGATGAACGGCTGCGTGACGCCTTCGAGCGCCTCGCCGAGGACTTCCTCGCTGTCCGCGTAGCCCGGAGCCGTATCGACGTAGTTGACGCCCAGCTCGAGGGCACGGCGAACGGCGCGATGCGCCTCCTCGCGCGGTTTGCCGCCGACGCGCGAAACAAAGAGCCCGCCGACGCCTACGACGCTGACCTGGATGCCCGTCTTGCCGAGAGCTCTGTACTCCATGCGTCGCGCTCCTATCCCAGAATGGGGACACCGTAGCACGATTGCCGACGGAACGCACTCCT harbors:
- a CDS encoding aldo/keto reductase; protein product: MEYRALGKTGIQVSVVGVGGLFVSRVGGKPREEAHRAVRRALELGVNYVDTAPGYADSEEVLGEALEGVTQPFILSTKLGGRPQPFDPKNSEQLRQSVEESLRLLRRDHIDILMIHEPDRPGQYDWWNDESGFHGPVNDVLDSLKEQGITRFTGLGGTTAYTLPHVIATGRYDVVLTAFNYSLLWREALIAVIPEARRRGMGIIVGSPLQQGALARRYDDEVRSGAWWLSPPRREQYQALYAFLDEIGLPIAEVAMRMVLSNPDISTMLSGVRSVEEVETNLAAVAKGPLPADVLTRLGEIAAMVPFRPFEEPFGLPFDRHYRGPGIAR
- a CDS encoding glucose 1-dehydrogenase, with protein sequence MLRRTRLRRCDDSPRYCRRGAILGGRVKGKVAIVTGSTSGVGAGVAIRLAAEGASVTVSGRNEEAGNRVAAQIREAGGTTIYVRTDLTRENDCRNLVEQTVAAFGKLDILVNNAGIFPRGTLETTTAELWDSIFAVNARGPFFCCKYAIPHMQAQKSGSIINVGSGNGYCGAPNLLAYSASKGALLTMTRNLARAYARDHIRVNWLTTGWVLTEGEVAVHALEGRSKEWLIEAGAQQPFGRLMTPEDIANGVLFLASDEAEFVSAAELPVAGGPSIR